The proteins below are encoded in one region of Limnochorda pilosa:
- a CDS encoding GntR family transcriptional regulator, giving the protein MSRNRVEYVYNQIRQGILDGEYSPSQHLVETHLAETYDVGRHIVRLALERLSAEGLVTIGPNRGAIVSQLTLEDVVDILLAREVLEGAAARLAAERISQETLDDLNDLLDVMREAIDKREFDRYSQTNVRFHGRIYEASGSKKIPELIRVLRARVVRSQFRTILVPGRAEKSLEEHRAIVEAFRTGDGSVAEEAMRAHIAALRETITESWELVRS; this is encoded by the coding sequence ATGTCGAGGAACCGTGTCGAGTACGTCTACAACCAGATCCGCCAGGGCATCCTGGATGGAGAGTACTCCCCCTCCCAGCACCTGGTTGAGACGCACCTGGCGGAAACGTATGACGTTGGGCGGCACATCGTCCGTCTGGCCCTCGAAAGGCTCAGCGCGGAGGGATTGGTGACGATCGGCCCCAACCGCGGCGCCATCGTCTCGCAGCTGACGCTCGAGGACGTCGTCGACATCCTCCTTGCTCGCGAAGTGTTGGAGGGAGCAGCAGCCCGCTTGGCGGCCGAGCGCATCTCACAGGAGACGCTTGACGACTTGAACGACCTGCTCGACGTGATGCGAGAAGCCATCGACAAGCGGGAGTTCGACCGATACTCCCAGACGAACGTTCGGTTTCACGGTAGGATCTATGAGGCCTCCGGGAGCAAGAAGATCCCCGAACTGATCAGGGTGCTTCGGGCCAGGGTCGTGCGCTCCCAGTTTCGCACGATTCTTGTTCCGGGCCGTGCCGAGAAGTCGCTCGAAGAGCACCGCGCCATCGTCGAGGCGTTCAGGACCGGTGACGGGAGCGTGGCGGAAGAGGCGATGCGCGCCCACATTGCAGCGCTGCGCGAGACCATCACCGAGTCCTGGGAGCTGGTCAGGAGTTGA
- a CDS encoding TRAP transporter permease: MVNVIDRARRVFGSLCWTAAVLFVVVVQPIYLLPVEQQLPIVLAITMMGLFAQKPLFSRGRSLPLAGLIDLSLIVAAAVTGYYVASNYQAIINRQGAFTPADIRVSVVAVVLVFDAIRRSVGWPLTIVGLVFVGYALFGRSMPGLLLHRGYSFETTTSHLLLTYSGIYGTPLKIMIRYVIIFILFGALLQAVGGSNVLVRFARALAGRYTGGLGKVAVIASALVGSVSGSAAGNVATTGSVTIPAMKLGGYPPHVAGAIESVASTGGQIMPPIMGAAAFLVADYLGVPYGRIALAATLPAVLYFLSAGMAVDLYSRARGLRGMPRDRVEPLVKVLREGWLYIVPIFAIYALLIAGYSPTLSALVGLGMAALLLVVKRVGVHQIAAALEEAGKSAATLSVVAAGAGIVVGVMQLTGLGARLASILVDLSMGSSFILLLLAMVTSIILGLGMPTTVVYVLLVSLVVPALVRMGIEPISAHFFIFYFGVLAAITPPVALASYAAASIAGSSPDRTGWTALKMALPAFIIPFFFARNPALLLQGAWHTVMLSTASAAIGVCILAVAIMNYLQGPLRWWARVLAAAAALLLIRQGIVTDVAGLGLFLLVWLFQVRAHPPGIDPARMPSS; the protein is encoded by the coding sequence GTGGTGAACGTGATCGATCGGGCCCGCCGCGTCTTCGGAAGCCTCTGCTGGACCGCGGCGGTCCTCTTCGTCGTCGTCGTGCAGCCCATCTACCTGCTGCCGGTCGAACAGCAGCTGCCGATCGTGCTGGCGATCACCATGATGGGGCTCTTCGCCCAGAAGCCGCTGTTCTCGCGGGGGCGCTCGCTCCCGCTGGCGGGCCTGATCGATCTCTCACTCATCGTGGCAGCAGCGGTCACGGGCTACTACGTGGCCTCGAACTACCAGGCGATCATCAATCGACAGGGCGCGTTCACCCCGGCCGACATCCGAGTGTCGGTCGTTGCCGTCGTCCTGGTCTTCGACGCGATTCGCCGCAGTGTCGGGTGGCCGCTCACCATCGTCGGCCTCGTCTTCGTCGGCTATGCGCTCTTCGGGCGGTCCATGCCGGGTCTGCTGCTTCACCGAGGCTACTCGTTCGAGACGACCACGAGCCACCTGTTGCTCACCTACTCAGGGATTTACGGCACGCCGCTCAAGATCATGATCCGCTACGTCATCATCTTCATCCTCTTCGGGGCGCTCTTGCAGGCCGTGGGGGGCTCCAACGTCTTGGTGCGCTTCGCCCGGGCCCTGGCCGGCCGGTACACGGGGGGGCTGGGCAAGGTCGCTGTCATCGCGAGTGCCCTGGTGGGAAGCGTTTCGGGCAGCGCCGCGGGGAACGTTGCCACCACCGGATCGGTCACGATCCCCGCGATGAAGCTGGGCGGCTACCCGCCGCACGTCGCCGGGGCGATCGAGTCGGTCGCCTCCACCGGCGGGCAGATCATGCCCCCGATCATGGGCGCGGCCGCCTTTCTCGTCGCCGACTACCTCGGCGTCCCCTACGGCCGGATCGCCCTCGCCGCAACGTTGCCTGCGGTCCTCTACTTTTTGTCCGCAGGGATGGCGGTGGACCTCTACTCCCGCGCCCGCGGCCTCAGAGGGATGCCGCGCGACCGGGTCGAGCCGCTCGTCAAGGTCCTGCGGGAGGGCTGGCTCTACATCGTACCCATCTTCGCCATCTACGCCCTCCTGATCGCGGGTTACTCGCCCACCCTCTCCGCGTTGGTGGGTCTCGGGATGGCGGCGCTCCTCCTGGTGGTGAAGCGCGTCGGGGTCCACCAGATCGCGGCAGCCTTGGAAGAGGCGGGAAAGAGCGCGGCCACACTCTCCGTCGTGGCAGCAGGGGCCGGCATCGTCGTGGGTGTGATGCAGCTGACGGGGCTTGGGGCACGCCTTGCGAGCATCCTCGTCGACCTTTCCATGGGGTCCAGCTTCATCCTGCTCTTGCTCGCGATGGTCACCTCGATCATCCTGGGGCTTGGGATGCCGACGACCGTCGTCTACGTGCTGTTGGTCTCCCTGGTTGTCCCGGCGCTGGTGCGGATGGGCATCGAGCCGATTTCGGCCCACTTCTTCATCTTCTACTTCGGCGTGCTGGCAGCCATCACACCCCCGGTTGCGCTGGCGTCGTACGCCGCCGCCTCGATCGCAGGGAGTTCTCCCGATCGGACGGGCTGGACGGCGCTGAAGATGGCGCTGCCGGCCTTCATCATCCCGTTCTTCTTCGCTCGAAACCCCGCGCTGCTCTTGCAGGGAGCCTGGCATACGGTCATGCTCAGCACCGCGTCGGCGGCAATCGGCGTTTGCATCCTCGCCGTCGCCATCATGAACTACCTGCAGGGGCCGCTCCGGTGGTGGGCGAGGGTCTTGGCGGCCGCCGCCGCTCTCTTGCTGATCCGGCAGGGGATCGTGACGGACGTGGCAGGCCTGGGGCTCTTCTTGCTCGTATGGTTGTTCCAGGTACGCGCCCATCCGCCTGGCATAGACCCCGCCCGGATGCCGTCATCATAA
- a CDS encoding TAXI family TRAP transporter solute-binding subunit, with translation MLAAILAFAAATPQALAASEYPFVTIGTASPAGAYYPIGVAMADIWNRSIPGTRFSARETGGGVANMNLLASGQIEVGIANENIAYDAIMGNDPFGRKINVTGGWVMNQSMGVFVALRNRGLKSVEDLRGKRVSLGSPGSSANVIGELVLRAHGLEGGDYSPAYLGWQESADALSDGLIDAAFMVGGQPFPAIESLTVREDVTLLSIDGAKLRAAASYPYATGKIPADMYDLEEDGDGVLVRSIIYLQPDLPEDLVYEMVKQVFANVPALKAAHPSGDQAALLSPEAAEEISLLIHPGVIRYASEVGVW, from the coding sequence ATGCTCGCCGCGATCCTTGCGTTCGCCGCTGCGACCCCACAGGCGCTGGCAGCCAGCGAGTATCCCTTCGTCACCATCGGGACGGCATCTCCAGCTGGCGCCTACTACCCGATCGGCGTCGCAATGGCCGACATCTGGAACCGTTCCATTCCGGGAACCCGGTTCAGCGCCCGTGAGACCGGCGGCGGTGTGGCGAACATGAACCTGCTTGCCAGCGGGCAGATCGAAGTGGGGATCGCCAACGAGAACATCGCCTACGACGCCATCATGGGTAACGACCCCTTCGGCCGGAAGATCAACGTGACGGGCGGCTGGGTCATGAACCAGAGCATGGGCGTCTTCGTTGCGCTGCGGAACCGCGGCCTCAAGTCGGTGGAAGACCTGCGCGGCAAGCGCGTCTCTCTGGGTAGCCCAGGCTCGTCCGCCAACGTCATCGGCGAGTTGGTCCTCAGGGCGCATGGGCTTGAGGGGGGCGACTACTCGCCGGCCTACCTCGGCTGGCAGGAGTCCGCGGACGCCCTGAGCGACGGCCTGATCGACGCCGCCTTCATGGTCGGCGGCCAGCCGTTCCCCGCCATCGAATCCCTGACCGTGCGGGAGGACGTCACCCTGCTCTCGATCGATGGGGCCAAGCTCCGCGCGGCGGCGTCCTATCCCTACGCCACCGGCAAGATCCCGGCCGACATGTACGACCTTGAGGAAGACGGGGACGGCGTGCTCGTGCGCTCGATCATCTACCTCCAGCCGGACTTGCCCGAGGATCTGGTCTACGAGATGGTGAAGCAGGTCTTCGCCAACGTTCCCGCCCTCAAGGCGGCGCACCCTTCCGGTGACCAGGCGGCGCTACTCTCTCCGGAGGCTGCCGAGGAGATCAGCCTCCTCATCCATCCCGGCGTCATTCGCTACGCCTCGGAGGTCGGCGTGTGGTGA
- a CDS encoding NAD(P)-dependent oxidoreductase, with the protein METTVPSHPTQPVSLAVAVLGLGEAGAALASDLAAQGVPVRGWDPVVKEVPSVAIVSSASEAVRGAEVVVSINSARVALEVARNLAPDLGPGQVFADFNTASPSLKESLHGVVAATGAEFVDVALMAPVPGRGLRTPALASGVGARRFAALFQPLGMPVTVVDERPGSAASRKLLRSVFMKGLAAVLLEGLAAAEKLGWAEWYKEEVAATLRESDGSLVERLITGSRKHAARRVHEMNAAAELLLAVEVPPRVSLAAAEVLRELAQGENAGRT; encoded by the coding sequence ATGGAAACCACAGTCCCATCGCATCCCACTCAGCCCGTGAGTCTTGCCGTAGCGGTTCTGGGGCTCGGTGAAGCAGGCGCCGCGCTCGCGTCCGATCTGGCCGCGCAGGGCGTTCCGGTGCGGGGGTGGGACCCGGTCGTCAAAGAGGTGCCCTCTGTCGCGATCGTGTCCAGCGCCTCCGAGGCAGTGCGAGGGGCGGAGGTCGTCGTGAGCATCAACAGCGCCAGGGTGGCGCTCGAGGTTGCCCGCAACCTTGCCCCCGACCTCGGACCGGGACAGGTTTTCGCCGATTTCAACACTGCTTCCCCGAGCCTGAAGGAAAGCCTCCACGGAGTCGTGGCCGCCACGGGAGCCGAGTTCGTCGATGTCGCCTTGATGGCACCAGTGCCCGGCAGAGGTCTGAGGACGCCTGCGCTTGCCTCGGGAGTCGGAGCCAGGCGGTTTGCGGCGCTCTTTCAACCGCTGGGGATGCCCGTGACCGTGGTGGACGAACGCCCCGGAAGCGCCGCCTCCCGGAAGCTCCTTCGCAGCGTCTTCATGAAGGGCCTCGCCGCCGTCCTCCTGGAGGGGCTCGCCGCGGCGGAGAAGCTCGGCTGGGCGGAGTGGTACAAGGAGGAGGTCGCCGCCACGCTCCGTGAGAGCGACGGTTCACTCGTCGAGCGGCTCATCACCGGCAGCCGGAAGCACGCCGCCCGCAGGGTCCACGAGATGAACGCCGCGGCCGAGCTCTTGCTCGCGGTCGAGGTGCCGCCGCGGGTCTCGCTCGCAGCCGCGGAGGTCCTGCGGGAGCTTGCGCAGGGAGAGAATGCCGGTCGGACCTGA
- a CDS encoding DUF6282 family protein, with protein MPMPPTVPTESKPSARARELVMGAYDLHVHSGPDVMKRRIMDLDLARRFAEVGLAGYVIKSHYVATSARATLVNAAVPGVRVLGSVVLNALSGGVTPLAVEIAAREGARLVWMPTVDSENERRLRGGATDQAKLPFWAKLQDEMREMGMEAPPVAVVDESGAVLPETRQVLERIAHHGMVLATGHLSRDEIFAVVDAALEEGVKQIIVTHPDFPTQNLSMEDQRMLAEMGAYLERCFTTAHTGKISWEEMITRIRASGVASNVLSTDLGQPANPPVEDGLALMADKLLAAGFSEEEVHAMAVRNTVKLAGGSPA; from the coding sequence ATGCCGATGCCACCCACGGTTCCCACGGAGTCCAAGCCCTCCGCCCGAGCCCGCGAACTGGTGATGGGTGCGTACGACCTCCACGTTCACAGCGGGCCGGACGTGATGAAGCGGCGCATCATGGATCTCGACCTGGCCAGGCGGTTCGCCGAGGTGGGACTGGCGGGATACGTGATCAAGTCGCACTACGTGGCGACCTCGGCCCGGGCGACACTGGTCAACGCTGCGGTCCCCGGGGTGAGGGTGCTCGGGTCGGTGGTTCTCAACGCGCTCTCAGGGGGCGTCACCCCGCTCGCCGTTGAGATCGCTGCCCGGGAGGGGGCCCGCCTCGTCTGGATGCCCACCGTCGATTCGGAGAACGAGCGCCGGCTGCGGGGAGGGGCCACCGATCAGGCCAAACTGCCCTTCTGGGCCAAGCTCCAGGACGAGATGCGAGAGATGGGCATGGAGGCCCCGCCCGTGGCCGTCGTTGACGAATCGGGCGCCGTCCTTCCAGAGACCAGGCAGGTCCTGGAGCGTATCGCCCATCACGGCATGGTCCTCGCGACCGGGCACCTGAGCCGGGACGAGATCTTCGCCGTCGTCGACGCAGCGCTCGAGGAAGGCGTGAAGCAGATCATCGTCACGCATCCGGACTTCCCCACTCAGAACCTCTCGATGGAAGACCAGCGGATGCTGGCCGAGATGGGCGCGTACCTGGAACGGTGCTTCACCACCGCGCACACCGGCAAGATCTCGTGGGAGGAGATGATCACGCGCATCCGCGCCTCAGGCGTCGCGTCCAACGTCCTCTCGACGGACCTGGGCCAACCTGCCAACCCCCCGGTTGAGGACGGACTCGCCCTCATGGCCGACAAGCTGCTTGCCGCCGGGTTCTCAGAGGAGGAGGTTCACGCCATGGCCGTGCGCAATACCGTGAAGCTTGCGGGAGGGAGCCCCGCGTGA
- a CDS encoding PIG-L deacetylase family protein has protein sequence MSEPLKNQKSILVVGAHAADFVWRAAGAVAVATSLGARATVVALSYGERGEAGDLWKEPNQTLENVRRIRREQAEQAAAAIGAEFRCLDLGDYPLEVDREALDRLTELIHEVAPDVILTHTEKDPFNPDHPVACEAVKKARLLAAGSGVVSAFKTLKPPALYCFEPHQPELCGFVPTTFVDITPVFEKKRKAMEAVASQTYLQRYYAELAERRGNHARRASGDSSIKHAEAYQRLLPMVVSEL, from the coding sequence GTGAGCGAACCGCTGAAGAATCAGAAGAGCATCCTCGTGGTCGGCGCGCACGCAGCGGATTTCGTATGGCGCGCCGCCGGGGCCGTGGCGGTGGCCACCTCTCTCGGTGCCAGGGCGACGGTGGTCGCCCTCTCGTACGGAGAGCGGGGCGAGGCCGGCGATCTGTGGAAAGAGCCCAACCAAACCCTGGAGAACGTGCGGCGCATCCGCCGCGAACAGGCAGAACAGGCGGCCGCCGCGATCGGCGCCGAGTTCCGTTGCCTGGACCTTGGGGACTATCCCCTGGAGGTCGACCGGGAGGCTCTCGATCGTCTTACCGAGCTGATCCACGAGGTCGCACCGGACGTCATCTTGACCCACACCGAGAAGGATCCGTTCAACCCCGATCACCCGGTCGCGTGCGAGGCGGTGAAGAAGGCCCGGCTGCTCGCCGCTGGCTCGGGGGTGGTGAGCGCGTTCAAGACGCTGAAACCTCCCGCGCTCTACTGCTTCGAACCGCACCAGCCGGAGCTCTGTGGATTCGTGCCGACCACCTTCGTCGACATCACCCCGGTCTTTGAGAAGAAGCGGAAGGCGATGGAAGCAGTCGCCTCGCAGACGTATCTGCAAAGGTACTACGCCGAGCTGGCGGAGCGACGGGGAAACCATGCGCGCCGTGCCTCGGGCGATTCGTCGATCAAGCACGCGGAGGCCTACCAGCGGCTTCTTCCCATGGTCGTGTCGGAGCTGTAG
- a CDS encoding 4-carboxy-4-hydroxy-2-oxoadipate aldolase/oxaloacetate decarboxylase, whose product MSRLTKEHFDRFATYGVATVYEAAGRLGLIDIPLTPLTPGTSVAGPALPVLCGQGDNLMVHAAMERINPGDVLVFTMPEPEPVALVGELLATQANVRGAAAILVDGSVRDVNELRKMGLPIWTRFVRVRGATKKKVGTIGEPVTVGGARIEVGDIVVLDDDGAVVVERSRALEVLEASRARLERENRLRDEFQSGKLSYDLHGLREVVERSMAR is encoded by the coding sequence ATGAGCCGTCTCACCAAGGAGCATTTCGATCGTTTCGCCACCTACGGCGTGGCCACCGTCTACGAGGCCGCGGGACGCCTGGGTCTCATCGACATTCCTCTCACACCCCTCACCCCCGGGACGAGTGTGGCCGGACCCGCCCTGCCGGTCCTTTGCGGGCAGGGGGACAACCTGATGGTCCACGCGGCGATGGAGCGCATCAACCCCGGCGACGTCCTGGTGTTCACCATGCCCGAGCCCGAACCCGTCGCGCTGGTCGGCGAGCTCCTCGCCACGCAGGCCAACGTGCGCGGGGCGGCCGCCATCCTGGTCGACGGCTCGGTGCGGGACGTGAACGAGCTCCGGAAGATGGGCCTTCCGATCTGGACGCGCTTCGTCCGGGTCCGGGGGGCGACCAAGAAGAAGGTCGGAACGATCGGCGAGCCCGTCACCGTGGGCGGAGCCCGGATCGAGGTGGGCGACATCGTGGTCCTGGACGACGACGGTGCCGTGGTCGTCGAGAGGTCCAGAGCCCTTGAGGTGCTCGAGGCGTCCCGGGCTCGGCTTGAACGCGAAAACCGGCTGAGGGATGAGTTCCAGTCGGGCAAGCTCTCCTACGACCTTCACGGGCTGCGGGAGGTCGTCGAGCGCAGCATGGCCCGATAG
- a CDS encoding IclR family transcriptional regulator, with amino-acid sequence MSPVRGRRGRLTNDLDPSTPPAGIKAVRSVERVLDLLECFSFEQPEWTLSDLARQTQLPTATAQRLLRTLQRRGWIQHSPHTGRYSLGLRFLELGGLVLASFRLREKAQPHLDHLSEATGHTVLLGTLSERKLVYVDRRDSTAPLRVASELGRIRPPTYGILGKLLLAHLEEREAESLLAEAPLQARATKSIVDPGCFMEELRRVRAQGYACAVDETVDGVAGVAAPIRDHTGTVVAGLALLVPTPGWTDELRQRHVEAVVSTASRISEAMGYRADAPGSRSTASTFR; translated from the coding sequence ATGAGTCCGGTACGTGGCCGACGCGGGCGGCTGACCAACGACCTGGATCCTTCGACGCCCCCGGCAGGCATCAAGGCCGTGCGGAGCGTCGAGCGCGTCCTCGACCTGCTGGAGTGCTTCTCCTTCGAGCAGCCGGAGTGGACCCTGAGCGACCTGGCCCGGCAGACCCAGCTTCCCACGGCCACGGCGCAGCGCCTCCTCCGGACCTTGCAGCGTCGTGGGTGGATCCAGCACTCGCCTCACACGGGCCGATACTCGCTGGGGCTGCGCTTCCTCGAGCTCGGAGGCCTGGTTCTCGCGAGCTTCCGGCTCCGCGAGAAGGCCCAGCCCCATCTCGATCACCTCTCGGAGGCCACGGGGCACACGGTGCTCCTCGGCACCTTGAGCGAGAGAAAGCTGGTCTACGTCGACCGCCGCGACAGCACGGCGCCCCTCCGGGTCGCCTCCGAGCTCGGACGGATCCGGCCGCCCACATACGGCATCTTGGGCAAGCTCCTCCTTGCCCACCTCGAGGAGCGCGAGGCCGAGAGCCTGCTGGCGGAGGCGCCCCTCCAGGCCCGGGCCACCAAGAGCATCGTGGATCCAGGCTGCTTCATGGAGGAGCTGCGGCGCGTGCGAGCGCAGGGGTACGCCTGCGCCGTCGACGAGACCGTGGACGGCGTGGCGGGCGTGGCCGCGCCCATCCGCGACCACACGGGAACGGTCGTGGCCGGTCTTGCCCTGCTGGTACCCACGCCGGGTTGGACCGACGAGCTGCGGCAGCGTCATGTAGAGGCCGTGGTGAGCACAGCGAGCCGCATCTCGGAGGCGATGGGATACCGGGCCGACGCGCCCGGGAGTAGGTCTACGGCCAGTACGTTTCGATAA
- the aroA gene encoding 3-phosphoshikimate 1-carboxyvinyltransferase: MNPLHCIARPGTLQGEARIPGSKSNTTRAVVFATLAPGRSVIHNPVTSVDCFSTVRVCRQLGAKARIEEGTWTVDGVGTELEPPSDVLDVGNSGTTLYILTATGTLLRRGHAVISGDEQIRRRPSGPLVRALTDLGATAFCTRPDAGAAPIVVGPRLAGGRTQLPGVNSQWLTPLLMTGPLSEKGVTVDVDNLQERPYIALTLAWLDRLGIRYSREGWRTFHVPGGQAYAPFEATIPADWESACFPLVAAAITDSEVTVRGLDLNDPQGDKAIVEILQRMGADIAVQGDGGIRVRGGRTLHGTEIDCGDIPDAPPILAVLGSQAEGRTVLYNLGAARLKETDRPRSIYEELSRMGARMHWETEDRLVIERSDLHGTEIDGRHDHRIVMATAVAALVARGATKISDAQYAAISFPNFFEVMQSLGAPFELVSDATAERETA, encoded by the coding sequence ATGAATCCGCTGCATTGTATCGCAAGGCCCGGCACCCTGCAGGGTGAGGCACGCATCCCGGGATCCAAGTCGAACACGACCCGGGCCGTGGTCTTTGCCACCCTGGCCCCCGGGCGGTCGGTGATCCACAACCCGGTCACCAGCGTGGACTGCTTCTCCACGGTCCGGGTCTGCCGCCAGCTCGGCGCGAAGGCCCGGATCGAAGAGGGCACCTGGACCGTGGACGGGGTCGGTACGGAGCTCGAGCCGCCTTCGGACGTGCTGGACGTGGGCAACAGCGGCACGACCCTCTACATCCTCACGGCCACGGGCACCCTGCTGCGCCGCGGGCATGCCGTGATCAGCGGCGACGAGCAGATCCGGCGACGGCCCTCCGGACCGCTGGTTCGGGCGCTCACGGACCTGGGAGCCACGGCGTTCTGCACCCGGCCCGACGCGGGGGCCGCCCCCATCGTCGTCGGCCCGCGCCTTGCCGGCGGCCGTACCCAGCTTCCAGGCGTCAACTCCCAGTGGCTCACGCCCCTGCTCATGACCGGCCCCCTGAGCGAGAAGGGCGTCACCGTCGACGTGGACAACCTTCAGGAACGTCCCTACATCGCCCTCACTCTGGCCTGGCTCGACCGCCTCGGCATCCGCTACAGCCGAGAGGGGTGGCGTACCTTCCACGTGCCCGGCGGTCAGGCGTACGCGCCGTTCGAGGCGACCATCCCCGCAGACTGGGAGTCCGCCTGCTTCCCGCTGGTGGCCGCGGCCATCACCGACTCGGAAGTCACCGTCCGCGGCCTGGACCTGAACGACCCCCAGGGAGACAAGGCCATCGTGGAGATCCTCCAGCGGATGGGCGCCGACATCGCGGTTCAGGGGGACGGCGGCATCCGGGTGCGCGGCGGCCGGACCTTGCACGGAACCGAGATCGACTGCGGCGACATCCCGGATGCCCCGCCGATCCTGGCCGTCCTCGGAAGCCAGGCCGAGGGCCGGACGGTCCTCTACAACCTGGGGGCCGCGCGGCTCAAGGAGACGGACCGCCCCCGATCCATCTACGAGGAGCTCTCGAGGATGGGCGCACGCATGCACTGGGAGACCGAGGATCGCCTGGTCATCGAGCGGAGCGACCTGCACGGCACCGAGATCGACGGCCGGCACGACCACCGGATCGTGATGGCCACCGCCGTCGCCGCGCTCGTCGCCCGAGGGGCTACCAAGATCAGCGACGCCCAGTACGCGGCGATCTCGTTCCCCAACTTCTTCGAGGTGATGCAGTCCCTTGGGGCTCCCTTCGAGCTGGTCTCCGACGCGACGGCGGAACGAGAGACCGCATGA
- a CDS encoding TAXI family TRAP transporter solute-binding subunit, which produces MRHRHLGQVVVAIILVVSLAATAAVAAAAPKRRFVIATAGTAGALYPMGVAMAETINRHSDRFMASAESSAASVANLRNLHEGNVEWGIAQSEIATFAYNGQEIFKGREMKELRALFATVGSYFQVFVPASSPVRSIQDLKGKRVGVGQPGSGGEIDARMVLAHCGLDYKSVTPAFLTDAEMVDALRDGDLDAIMVTHPLRSAALIDLTTSFKVRMLSVDDPAFYASHPFFLQATVPAGTYDSVDVDVRTPFSRVIMFTTTGADFSDDDIYHLLDTIFSNREEWRTSHASVDRTVTLEAALDGIAVPLHPGAVKYFQDHGLTVPAELLPAR; this is translated from the coding sequence ATGCGACATCGCCATCTAGGGCAGGTCGTGGTCGCCATCATCCTGGTCGTCAGCCTGGCGGCGACCGCAGCCGTTGCCGCGGCCGCTCCGAAGCGCCGCTTCGTCATCGCCACCGCGGGCACGGCCGGCGCGCTCTACCCCATGGGCGTCGCCATGGCGGAGACCATCAACCGGCACTCGGATCGCTTCATGGCCAGCGCGGAGTCGAGCGCGGCCTCGGTGGCCAACCTGCGGAACCTGCACGAGGGGAACGTCGAGTGGGGCATCGCCCAGAGCGAGATCGCCACCTTCGCCTACAACGGGCAGGAGATCTTCAAGGGGCGCGAGATGAAGGAGCTACGGGCGCTCTTTGCCACCGTCGGCAGCTACTTCCAGGTCTTCGTTCCCGCCTCGAGCCCGGTCCGGAGCATCCAGGACCTGAAGGGGAAGCGCGTGGGCGTGGGACAGCCGGGTTCCGGCGGGGAGATCGACGCCCGCATGGTGCTCGCCCACTGCGGCCTCGACTACAAGAGCGTCACCCCCGCCTTCCTCACCGACGCAGAGATGGTGGACGCCCTCCGGGACGGGGACCTGGACGCCATCATGGTCACGCACCCGCTCAGGTCAGCTGCCCTCATCGACCTGACCACGTCCTTCAAGGTGCGCATGCTCTCCGTCGACGACCCGGCCTTCTACGCGAGCCATCCCTTCTTCCTGCAGGCCACCGTACCCGCAGGGACCTACGACAGCGTCGACGTCGACGTCCGCACCCCATTCAGCAGGGTGATCATGTTCACCACCACCGGGGCGGACTTCTCGGACGACGACATCTACCACCTGCTGGACACGATCTTCTCGAACCGGGAGGAGTGGCGCACCTCGCACGCTTCCGTCGACCGGACGGTGACCCTCGAGGCAGCCCTCGACGGGATCGCCGTACCCCTTCACCCCGGTGCGGTGAAGTACTTCCAGGACCATGGCTTGACGGTGCCTGCTGAGCTCCTTCCGGCGCGCTAG